The genomic interval GCGGCGGAACTCGATACCATTCGTGTGCCTGATCCGGTGGTCGAAGTCGCCCCGCGCAATGCGGTCGATGTCCTCGACCACCTCGGCGACCGGCCTGGAGATATAACTGACAACGCCATAGGAGACGAGGACGCTGCCGAGGACCGCGAGGAGTGCGATCGTCAGGTGCGAGAGAAAGAGGCCGGCCAGTTTATTCTCCATGGGGGCGGTCGTGTAGGTGAGTTCGATCACCATGCTCATATCGGAGGCATAATCGGGATCGCACAGGTCGACATACAGGTAGCGGCATTCTTTCTTCTGTGCGGGGTCTGGGTAGACACTGCTCTCTCTCCCGGCAAGGGCCTTCATGACTCGCATCTTCTGGACCGGGTCCGGCACATAACTCCTGTTCCCGACGACCTTTCCCATCGTGTCGAAGATCCTGATGCTATCGAGGTCGGGGTTGAGGCTCTTGAGGGCCTCGGCCGTCTGGACATAGGAGAGCCCAAGCTTCCGGTCCTTCAGCAGGTCAGGGACCAGACCCAGTTCGAAGAGGTAGCGGTGGTCGGGCGAGGGCATGTAGGCATATTTCCTGATCGCCCCTGTCGACTGCTCCCGCACCACCCGGTCGGCCGAGAAGGAGTCTCCTTCGCGGAGATCTGTGATATACGTGTAGAAGTAGGGGACATTCTTGAAGTCGAGGCCGACTTCAGGGGCGTAGGTGCTGTATTCGATGACCCCGCTGCTGTTGATCACGTACAGGTCCATCGTCCCGTCGAGTCTCTCCTTCAGCGCGATGAGGTCCATCTGTGCGGGGTCTCTCCCCGCGCGTTCGTACTCGTCGATAAACCCTTTGAAACCCTCTCTCATCTGCGTGTTCAGGGTATCGTCGTACATCTTGAGTCCCTGGTCGACGAGGTTCATCCACTGCGTGACGCTGATCTCGGTCTCTTCCTTGAGGAGCCGGTTCTTATCGATGAGTTCGTTCTGCGCTTCGATGTACGAAATTGATGAAAGGAGGGCGATGACGAAGACGATAATGAATAGGACGCAGATCAGGAGATTTTTATGGAAGGAACTGTTTTTTCCCGGTAAAATTCCTGGTATGTTCATTTATGTCATCACGGGGTAATATTGAAAAATAGTGCCCCGATATAATATATTCCTTTTTAAATGATTCTCTTGCCTGTTCATCTCTCGATATATACTCTCCTCATATCACGGATCACTATTTATGGTTTTTCTGTCGTTCTAATATCATATGCTGACAATTTTGTCTTTAATTCGAAAATAATTATGTAAATGCTGCTTTTATGATTAAAGCCTGCAAACCCGCCTGTCCTGTGGTATTCGACGACGACAGGGGACGACGTGTCGGCCGAGGTGCACCCGGCCGTCCCGGCGAGGGCGAGGATACAGCCGAGAAGAAAGAGAGTCAGGATCTTTTTCATGATCGGAGATGGACCTCTACCGGCATAACCCTCCCGTACACTGCTAATTTTTTCGAAGTCTCGCCCATTCAGCGAACCGGCGCCCGCGCCCTGACAAACGTCCCCTCCCTGTACTCGCGGAACGCCTCCTCCCGTTCCTCCCGGGTATTCATCACGATCGGGCCGGCCCAGGCAATCAGTTCGTGAATAGGCCGGCCTATGAGGAGAGGGAAACGCAAAGAAGATGCCGGTGAACTGACCCTGACCTCGTCGCCCTCCCCGAAGAGTGCGCACTGGTATTCCCTGAGGTCCACGGCCCCGAAACGGCCCGACCCGCCGTGACATAGGCAGAGACGGTGACGGTCTCGATGCCGCGGTGCGGGTGCCAGGGAAAACCGGCAAGATAGTCCTCCGGCCTGTCAGACCTGAAGTCGTCGAGCATCAGGAAGGGGTCGAAGAGAGGCACTTCCTGGTGGCCGAAGACCCGCCTCAGCCTCACCCCGGCACCCTCCACCATCTCCCGCGCCTCGAAGACCCGGGGCGACCCCCCGTATCTGTGACATGGGAACGGAGAAGCGGCGCCGGTATATAGGATCTACCCCGGACGGAAAAAAGGGTCCAGAATTGATCAGGAAATATGGATGACCTCGACCGGGCACCCCTCCGCGGCCTCCCGCACGCAGTCTTCCAGTTCTTCGGGCGTCTCTCCCTCCGCAGGATCCCCTCCGGCCCTGTATTCTCCGACAATCTGGCTCAGCGTGTCGTCAGGGCTCTCCTCAAACACATCCGGACAGGTCTCCCAGCACAGGGCGCACCCCGTGCAGTCCTCGCGGTCAATGGTGATCCGTACCATGGTCATTCTCCCTTCGCAGACACCCAAGATACACCGATCTCATATAATCCTTCGGTCTCCGGGGTGCGGGACGTGCGACCCGGCCGGGGCCACGCGGAGATCCCGAACGCCTGCACTCTTCACGCGCGGATGCGATATCTTCAACAGGTACGGCGGCATCCACCCCCCCATGAACGGCTTCATGGACCCCTTCTGGGACGGCCATCACCACATGGAAACCTGGTTCGGATTCCCATTTTTCGGCTGGGGCATGATGCTCCTCTGGTGGGCCCTTCTTCTTGCCATCGGCTGGTTGGTGTACCGCGATGCCGAGCAGAGGGGAATGAACGGCCTCCTCTGGTTCATCCTGATCATCCTCCCCTTCGTCGGGATCGTCTTTCTCATCCTCTACGTCCTGGTGAGGGAAACGTCAGGCCGGAGTCAGGTCTCGGAGAAGGACCGTGCACTCGAGATTCTCAGGGAGAG from Methanofollis sp. carries:
- a CDS encoding pirin family protein; protein product: MVEGAGVRLRRVFGHQEVPLFDPFLMLDDFRSDRPEDYLAGFPWHPHRGIETVTVSAYVTAGRAVSGPWTSGNTSAHSSGRATRSGSVHRHLLCVSLSS
- a CDS encoding HAMP domain-containing sensor histidine kinase; the encoded protein is MNIPGILPGKNSSFHKNLLICVLFIIVFVIALLSSISYIEAQNELIDKNRLLKEETEISVTQWMNLVDQGLKMYDDTLNTQMREGFKGFIDEYERAGRDPAQMDLIALKERLDGTMDLYVINSSGVIEYSTYAPEVGLDFKNVPYFYTYITDLREGDSFSADRVVREQSTGAIRKYAYMPSPDHRYLFELGLVPDLLKDRKLGLSYVQTAEALKSLNPDLDSIRIFDTMGKVVGNRSYVPDPVQKMRVMKALAGRESSVYPDPAQKKECRYLYVDLCDPDYASDMSMVIELTYTTAPMENKLAGLFLSHLTIALLAVLGSVLVSYGVVSYISRPVAEVVEDIDRIARGDFDHRIRHTNGIEFRRLEDSINAMVASLKENIQRAKESEDALKKTNENLEEIIGRRTAALTEANEEANLYLDIMSHDINNTNTVALGYAQMLLMHLVEKDRYQADRIRQSIIRSSEIIQNVATIRLIHQKNFPLERVDLDAMIREAVNHHPEVAIHYEGRKLMVWADALLPEVLSNLIGNAVKFMDGQGEVFVRVEEEEREVRVSVEDTGSGIPDEMKGVIFTRFRKGTNKRSGKGLGLYIVRSLVERYGGRVWAEDRVPGEP
- a CDS encoding pirin-like C-terminal cupin domain-containing protein → MDLREYQCALFGEGDEVRVSSPASSLRFPLLIGRPIHELIAWAGPIVMNTREEREEAFREYREGTFVRARAPVR
- a CDS encoding ferredoxin, with the translated sequence MVRITIDREDCTGCALCWETCPDVFEESPDDTLSQIVGEYRAGGDPAEGETPEELEDCVREAAEGCPVEVIHIS
- a CDS encoding SHOCT domain-containing protein — encoded protein: MNGFMDPFWDGHHHMETWFGFPFFGWGMMLLWWALLLAIGWLVYRDAEQRGMNGLLWFILIILPFVGIVFLILYVLVRETSGRSQVSEKDRALEILRERYATGEISEEEYRRRKEELER